A genomic segment from Perca flavescens isolate YP-PL-M2 chromosome 13, PFLA_1.0, whole genome shotgun sequence encodes:
- the cltca gene encoding clathrin, heavy chain a (Hc) isoform X1: MAQILPIRFQEHLQLQNLGINPSNIGFSTLTMESDKFICIREKVGEQTQVVIIDMADPNTPIRRPISADSAIMNPASKVIALKDAAKTLQIFNIEMKSKMKAHTMTDDVTFWKWISLNTVALVTDNAVYHWSMEGDSQPVKVFDRHSSLAGCQIINYRTDAKQKWLLLIGISAQQNRVVGAMQLYSVDRKVSQPIEGHAASFAQFKMEGNTEESTLFCFAVRGQAGGKLHIIEVGTPPTGNQPFPKKAVDVFFPPEAQNDFPVAMQISSKQDVVFLITKYGYIHLYDLETGTCIYMNRISGETIFVTAPHEATSGIIGVNRKGQVLSVCVEEENIIPYITNVLQNPDLALRLAVRNNLAGGEELFARKFNNLFAAGNYSEAAKVAANAPKGILRTPDTIRRFQSVPTQPGQTSPLLQYFGILLDQGQLNKFESLELCRPVLQQGRKQLLEKWLKEDKLECSEELGDLVKAVDPTLALSVYLRANVPNKVIQCFAETGQFPKIVLYAKKVGYTPDWIFLLRNVMRINPEQGLQFAQMLVQDEEPLADITQIVDVFMEYNLIQQCTSFLLDALKNNRPSEGPLQTRLLEMNLMHAPQVADAILGNQMFTNYDRAHIAQLCEKAGLLQRALEHYTDLYDIKRAVVHTHLLNPEWLVNFFGALSVEDSLECLRAMLSANIRQNLQICVQVASKYHEQLTTQSLTELFESFKSFEGLFYFLGSIVNFSQDPEVHFKYIQAACKTGQIKEVERICRESNCYDPERVKNFLKEAKLTDQLPLIIVCDRFDFVHDLVLYLYRNNLQKYIEIYVQKVNPSRLPVVVGGLLDVDCSEDVIKSLILVVRGQFSTDELVAEVEKRNRLKLLLPWLESRIHEGCEEPATHNALAKIYIDSNNNPERFLRENPYYDSRVVGKYCEKRDPHLACVAYERGQCDQELINVCNENSLFKSLSRYLVRRKDPDLWASVLLESNPFRRPLIDQVVQTALSETQDPEEVSVTVKAFMTADLPNELIELLEKIVLDNSVFSEHRNLQNLLILTAIKADRTRVMEYISRLDNYDAPDIANIAISNELFEEAFAIFKKFDVNTSAVQVLIEHIGNLDRAYEFAERCNEPAVWSQLAKAQLQKDLVKEAIDSYIKADDPSAYMEVVQAADKSGNWEDLVKFLQMARKKARESYVETELIFALAKTNRLAELEEFINGPNNAHIQQVGDRCYDEKMYDAAKLLYNNVSNFGRLASTLVHLGEYQAAVDGARKANSTRTWKEVCFACVDGKEFRLAQMCGLHIVVHADELEELINYYQDRGYFEELITMLEAALGLERAHMGMFTELAILYSKFKPQKMREHLELFWSRVNIPKVLRAAEQAHLWAELVFLYDKYEEFDNAIITMMNHPTDAWKEGQFKDIITKVANVELYYKATQFYLEFKPLLLNDLLIVLSPRLDHSRAVNFFTKVKQLPLIKPYLRSVQNHNNKSVNEALNNLFITEEDYQALRTSIDAYDNFDNISLAQRLEKHELIEFRRIAAYLFKGNNRWKQSVELCKKDKLYKDAMQYASESKDIELAEELLSWFLQEDKKECFAACLFSCYDLLRPDVVLETAWRHNIMDFSMPYFIQVMREYLSKVDKLETSETVRKEEEQATETQPIVYGTPQLMLTAGPSVPVAPQQAYGYGYQAPAGYSQPAVQPGFGYGM; the protein is encoded by the exons ATGGCTCAGATACTGCCTATTCGCTTTCAGGAGCACCTGCAG CTCCAAAATTTAGGGATCAATCCATCCAACATAGGCTTCAGCACCCTAACCATGGAGTCAGATAAGTTCATCTGTATTCGGGAGAAGGTGGGCGAGCAGACTCAGGTGGTGATCATTGACATGGCAGACCCCAATACACCTATCCGCAGGCCCATCTCAGCCGACAGCGCCATCATGAATCCAGCCAGCAAAGTCATTGCACTTAAAG ACG CCGCCAAAACCCTTCAGATCTTCAACATCGAGATGAAAAGCAAGATGAAGGCACATACCATGACGGACGATGTTACCTTCTGGAAGTGGATCTCCCTTAACACAGTTGCACTTGTGACTGACAATGCCGTCTACCACTGGAGCATGGAGGGAGACTCACAGCCTGTGAAAGTCTTCGACCGTCACTCCAGCCTGGCAGGCTGCCAGATTATCAACTACCGCACTGACGCCAAGCAGAAATGGCTACTGCTCATCGGCATCTCAGCCCAG CAAAATCGGGTGGTTGGAGCCATGCAGCTCTACTCTGTTGACAGAAAGGTTTCTCAGCCCATCGAAGGCCATGCTGCCAGCTTTGCCCAGTTCAAGATGGAGGGGAATACAGAGGAGTCAACTTTGTTCTGCTTCGCTGTCAGAGGGCAGGCTGGAGGGAAG TTGCATATCATTGAAGTGGGGACCCCACCAACTGGCAACCAGCCATTTCCAAAGAAAGCAGTGGATGTGTTCTTCCCTCCAGAAGCTCAGAACGACTTTCCTGTGGCCATGCAG aTAAGCTCCAAGCAAGATGTGGTTTTCCTTATTACCAAATATGGCTACATTCACCTGTATGACTTGGAGACAGGCACCTGCATCTACATGAACCGCATCAGTGGGGAGACCATCTTTGTCACCGCTCCACACGAGGCCACCTCAGGCATCATTGGGGTCAACAGGAAGGGACAG GTGCTGTCAGTCTGTGTGGAAGAGGAAAATATCATCCCCTACATCACTAATGTGCTCCAGAATCCGGACCTGGCTCTCCGCTTAGCTGTCCGCAACAACCTTGCTGGTGGTGAAGAGCTCTTTGCACGCAAGTTCAACAACCTGTTTGCTGCTGGAAACTACTCTGAGGCTGCCAAGGTTGCTGCCAATGCACCAAAG GGTATCCTGCGAACCCCAGACACCATCCGTCGCTTCCAGAGCGTTCCCACTCAGCCAGGCCAGACCTCCCCCTTGTTGCAGTACTTTGGTATCCTGTTGGACCAGGGCCAGCTCAACAAGTTTGAGTCCCTTGAGCTTTGCAGGCCTGTACTCCAGCAGGGACGAAAGCAGCTCCTGGAGAAGTGGCTAAAGGAAGACAAG TTGGAGTGTTCAGAGGAACTTGGTGACCTGGTGAAGGCAGTGGATCCCACCTTGGCTCTCAGCGTCTACCTGAGGGCCAACGTCCCCAACAAAGTCATCCAGTGCTTTGCAGAGACTGGTCAGTTCCCCAAGATCGTCCTGTACGCCAAGAAG GTGGGCTACACTCCAGACTGGATCTTTCTGCTCAGGAATGTGATGCGGATCAACCCAGAACAAGGCCTGCAGTTTGCCCAGATGCTGGTCCAGGATGAAGAGCCGctggctgacatcacacag ATTGTTGATGTATTCATGGAGTACAACCTGATCCAGCAGTGCACCTCATTCCTCCTGGACGCTCTGAAGAACAACAGACCCTCAGAAGGACCACTGCAGACTCGCCTGCTGGAGATGAACCTCATGCACGCTCCACAG GTTGCTGATGCTATCCTGGGCAACCAAATGTTTACCAACTACGATCGTGCCCACATAGCCCAGCTGTGCGAGAAGGCTGGACTCCTGCAAAGGGCGCTGGAGCACTACACCGACCTGTATGACATCAAGCGCGCTGTGGTGCACACGCACCTGCTCAACCCAGAG TGGCTGGTGAACTTCTTTGGCGCGCTGTCGGTGGAGGACTCCCTGGAGTGCCTCAGGGCCATGCTGTCGGCCAACATCCGCCAGAACCTGCAGATCTGTGTGCAGGTGGCTTCCAAGTACCATGAACAGCTCACCACACAGTCTCTCACTGAGCTTTTTGAGTCCTTCAAGAGCTTTGAAG gtctgTTCTACTTCCTGGGCTCTATTGTGAACTTCAGTCAGGACCCCGAAGTTCACTTTAAATACATTCAGGCGGCCTGCAAGACGGGTCAGATCAAAGAAGTGGAGAGGATCTGTCGAGAGAGCAACTGCTACGACCCAGAGCGTGTCAAGAACTTCCTCAAG GAAGCCAAACTCACCGACCAGCTACCACTCATCATCGTCTGCGACCGCTTTGACTTTGTCCACGACCTCGTCCTCTACCTGTACCGCAACAACCTGCAGAAGTACATTGAGATCTATGTTCAGAAG GTGAATCCTAGCCGTCTGCCTGTTGTGGTTGGTGGTCTCCTAGACGTGGACTGCTCAGAGGATGTCATCAAGAGCCTGATCCTGGTCGTCCGAGGACAGTTCTCAACTGATGAACTGGTCGCTGAGGTGGAAAAGAGAAACAG actgaagctgctgctgccctGGCTGGAGTCTCGTATCCACGAAGGCTGTGAGGAGCCAGCCACCCATAATGCTCTGGCCAAGATCTACAttgacagcaacaacaaccctGAACGATTCCTGAGGGAAAACCCGTACTATGACAGCCGTGTGGTGGGAAAGTACTGCGAGAAGAGAGACCCCCACCTGGCCTGTGTGGCCTACGAGAGAGGACAGTGCGACCAGGAGTTGATCAAT GTCTGCAACGAGAACTCCCTGTTCAAGAGCTTGTCGCGTTACCTGGTCCGCCGCAAAGACCCTGACCTGTGGGCCAGCGTGCTGCTGGAGAGCAACCCCTTCAGACGACCACTCATTGACCAG GTGGTGCAAACAGCTCTGTCAGAAACCCAGGACCCAGAGGAGGTGTCTGTCACAGTCAAGGCCTTCATGACCGCAGACTTGCCTAACGAGCTCATCGAGCTGCTGGAAAAGATTGTGTTGGACAACTCGGTCTTCAGTGAACACAG AAATCTGCAGAACTTGCTGATCCTTACAGCGATCAAAGCTGACCGTACCCGTGTGATGGAGTACATCAGCAGGCTAGACAACTATGACGCTCCCGATATCGCTAACATTGCCATCAGCAACGAGCTCTTCGAGGAGGCTTTTGCCATCTTCAAGAAGTTTGACGTCAACACCTCCGCTGTGCAG GTGCTGATCGAACATATTGGCAACCTGGACCGGGCCTATGAGTTTGCAGAACGCTGCAATGAGCCAGCTGTGTGGAGCCAGCTGGCTAAGGCTCAGCTACAGAAGGACTTGGTCAAAGAGGCCATCGACTCCTACATCAAAGCTGATGATCCCTCTGCATACATGGAAGTGGTACAGGCTGCTGATAAGAGCG GTAACTGGGAGGACTTGGTCAAATTCCTTCAGATGGCTCGTAAGAAGGCCCGTGAGTCCTACGTGGAAACAGAGCTCATCTTTGCCTTGGCCAAAACCAATCGTCTGGCTGAACTGGAAGAGTTCATCAACGGACCCAACAATGCTCACATCCAACAG GTTGGTGACCGCTGCTACGATGAGAAAATGTACGATGCTGCAAAGCTGCTATACAACAACGTCTCCAACTTTGGTCGTCTGGCTTCAACTCTGGTGCACCTCGGGGAGTACCAGGCTGCTGTGGACGGCGCCCGTAAAGCCAACAGCACCCGCACCTGGAAAGAGGTGTGCTTCGCCTGCGTGGATGGAAAGGAGTTCAGGCTTGCCCAGATGTGCGGTCTCCACATCGTGGTGCACGCTGACGAGCTGGAGGAGCTGATCAACTACTACCAA gaCCGCGGTTACTTTGAGGAGCTGATCACCATGCTGGAGGCCGCCCTGGGCCTGGAGCGCGCTCACATGGGGATGTTCACGGAGCTGGCCATCCTTTACTCAAAGTTCAAGCCCCAGAAGATGAGGGAGCATCTGGAGCTCTTCTGGTCCAGAGTTAACATCCCGAAGGTCCTGAGAGCAGCTGAGCAGGCTCACCTGTGGGCCGAGCTGGTCTTCCTGTATGACAAGTACGAGGAGTTCGACAACGCCATCATCACCATGATGAACCACCCGACAGATGCCTGGAAGGAGGGGCAGTTCAAAGACATAATCACCAAG GTGGCCAACGTGGAGCTGTACTACAAAGCCACCCAGTTCTATCTGGAGTTCAAGCCCTTGTTACTGAATGATTTGCTTATAGTGCTTTCCCCCAGACTGGACCATTCCCGTGCTGTCAACTTCTTCACAAAG GTGAAACAGCTTCCTCTGATCAAACCCTACCTGCGGTCAGTACAGaaccacaacaacaaatcaGTCAATGAAGCACTTAACAACCTCTTCATCACAGAGGAAGACTATCAG GCACTGAGGACATCAATAGATGCCTACGACAACTTTGACAACATCTCACTGGCCCAGCGCTTGGAGAAGCACGAGCTGATCGAGTTCAGGAGAATCGCTGCTTACCTCTTCAAGGGCAACAACCGCTGGAAACAGAGTGTGGAGCTCTGCAAGAAGGACAAGCTCTATAAG GATGCCATGCAGTATGCGTCCGAGTCCAAGGACATCGAGCTGGCAGAGGAGCTTCTGTCCTGGTTCCTGCAGGAGGACAAGAAGGAGTGTTTCGCCGCCTGCCTGTTCAGCTGCTATGACCTGCTGCGGCCTGACGTGGTGCTGGAGACCGCCTGGAGGCACAACATCATGGACTTTTCTATGCCATATTTCATTCAGGTCATGAGGGAGTACCTCAGCAAG GTAGATAAACTAGAAACCTCCGAGACCGTAAGGAAAGAAGAGGAGCAGGCAACAGAGACGCAACCCATCGTCTATG
- the cltca gene encoding clathrin, heavy chain a (Hc) isoform X2 — protein MAQILPIRFQEHLQLQNLGINPSNIGFSTLTMESDKFICIREKVGEQTQVVIIDMADPNTPIRRPISADSAIMNPASKVIALKAAKTLQIFNIEMKSKMKAHTMTDDVTFWKWISLNTVALVTDNAVYHWSMEGDSQPVKVFDRHSSLAGCQIINYRTDAKQKWLLLIGISAQQNRVVGAMQLYSVDRKVSQPIEGHAASFAQFKMEGNTEESTLFCFAVRGQAGGKLHIIEVGTPPTGNQPFPKKAVDVFFPPEAQNDFPVAMQISSKQDVVFLITKYGYIHLYDLETGTCIYMNRISGETIFVTAPHEATSGIIGVNRKGQVLSVCVEEENIIPYITNVLQNPDLALRLAVRNNLAGGEELFARKFNNLFAAGNYSEAAKVAANAPKGILRTPDTIRRFQSVPTQPGQTSPLLQYFGILLDQGQLNKFESLELCRPVLQQGRKQLLEKWLKEDKLECSEELGDLVKAVDPTLALSVYLRANVPNKVIQCFAETGQFPKIVLYAKKVGYTPDWIFLLRNVMRINPEQGLQFAQMLVQDEEPLADITQIVDVFMEYNLIQQCTSFLLDALKNNRPSEGPLQTRLLEMNLMHAPQVADAILGNQMFTNYDRAHIAQLCEKAGLLQRALEHYTDLYDIKRAVVHTHLLNPEWLVNFFGALSVEDSLECLRAMLSANIRQNLQICVQVASKYHEQLTTQSLTELFESFKSFEGLFYFLGSIVNFSQDPEVHFKYIQAACKTGQIKEVERICRESNCYDPERVKNFLKEAKLTDQLPLIIVCDRFDFVHDLVLYLYRNNLQKYIEIYVQKVNPSRLPVVVGGLLDVDCSEDVIKSLILVVRGQFSTDELVAEVEKRNRLKLLLPWLESRIHEGCEEPATHNALAKIYIDSNNNPERFLRENPYYDSRVVGKYCEKRDPHLACVAYERGQCDQELINVCNENSLFKSLSRYLVRRKDPDLWASVLLESNPFRRPLIDQVVQTALSETQDPEEVSVTVKAFMTADLPNELIELLEKIVLDNSVFSEHRNLQNLLILTAIKADRTRVMEYISRLDNYDAPDIANIAISNELFEEAFAIFKKFDVNTSAVQVLIEHIGNLDRAYEFAERCNEPAVWSQLAKAQLQKDLVKEAIDSYIKADDPSAYMEVVQAADKSGNWEDLVKFLQMARKKARESYVETELIFALAKTNRLAELEEFINGPNNAHIQQVGDRCYDEKMYDAAKLLYNNVSNFGRLASTLVHLGEYQAAVDGARKANSTRTWKEVCFACVDGKEFRLAQMCGLHIVVHADELEELINYYQDRGYFEELITMLEAALGLERAHMGMFTELAILYSKFKPQKMREHLELFWSRVNIPKVLRAAEQAHLWAELVFLYDKYEEFDNAIITMMNHPTDAWKEGQFKDIITKVANVELYYKATQFYLEFKPLLLNDLLIVLSPRLDHSRAVNFFTKVKQLPLIKPYLRSVQNHNNKSVNEALNNLFITEEDYQALRTSIDAYDNFDNISLAQRLEKHELIEFRRIAAYLFKGNNRWKQSVELCKKDKLYKDAMQYASESKDIELAEELLSWFLQEDKKECFAACLFSCYDLLRPDVVLETAWRHNIMDFSMPYFIQVMREYLSKVDKLETSETVRKEEEQATETQPIVYGTPQLMLTAGPSVPVAPQQAYGYGYQAPAGYSQPAVQPGFGYGM, from the exons ATGGCTCAGATACTGCCTATTCGCTTTCAGGAGCACCTGCAG CTCCAAAATTTAGGGATCAATCCATCCAACATAGGCTTCAGCACCCTAACCATGGAGTCAGATAAGTTCATCTGTATTCGGGAGAAGGTGGGCGAGCAGACTCAGGTGGTGATCATTGACATGGCAGACCCCAATACACCTATCCGCAGGCCCATCTCAGCCGACAGCGCCATCATGAATCCAGCCAGCAAAGTCATTGCACTTAAAG CCGCCAAAACCCTTCAGATCTTCAACATCGAGATGAAAAGCAAGATGAAGGCACATACCATGACGGACGATGTTACCTTCTGGAAGTGGATCTCCCTTAACACAGTTGCACTTGTGACTGACAATGCCGTCTACCACTGGAGCATGGAGGGAGACTCACAGCCTGTGAAAGTCTTCGACCGTCACTCCAGCCTGGCAGGCTGCCAGATTATCAACTACCGCACTGACGCCAAGCAGAAATGGCTACTGCTCATCGGCATCTCAGCCCAG CAAAATCGGGTGGTTGGAGCCATGCAGCTCTACTCTGTTGACAGAAAGGTTTCTCAGCCCATCGAAGGCCATGCTGCCAGCTTTGCCCAGTTCAAGATGGAGGGGAATACAGAGGAGTCAACTTTGTTCTGCTTCGCTGTCAGAGGGCAGGCTGGAGGGAAG TTGCATATCATTGAAGTGGGGACCCCACCAACTGGCAACCAGCCATTTCCAAAGAAAGCAGTGGATGTGTTCTTCCCTCCAGAAGCTCAGAACGACTTTCCTGTGGCCATGCAG aTAAGCTCCAAGCAAGATGTGGTTTTCCTTATTACCAAATATGGCTACATTCACCTGTATGACTTGGAGACAGGCACCTGCATCTACATGAACCGCATCAGTGGGGAGACCATCTTTGTCACCGCTCCACACGAGGCCACCTCAGGCATCATTGGGGTCAACAGGAAGGGACAG GTGCTGTCAGTCTGTGTGGAAGAGGAAAATATCATCCCCTACATCACTAATGTGCTCCAGAATCCGGACCTGGCTCTCCGCTTAGCTGTCCGCAACAACCTTGCTGGTGGTGAAGAGCTCTTTGCACGCAAGTTCAACAACCTGTTTGCTGCTGGAAACTACTCTGAGGCTGCCAAGGTTGCTGCCAATGCACCAAAG GGTATCCTGCGAACCCCAGACACCATCCGTCGCTTCCAGAGCGTTCCCACTCAGCCAGGCCAGACCTCCCCCTTGTTGCAGTACTTTGGTATCCTGTTGGACCAGGGCCAGCTCAACAAGTTTGAGTCCCTTGAGCTTTGCAGGCCTGTACTCCAGCAGGGACGAAAGCAGCTCCTGGAGAAGTGGCTAAAGGAAGACAAG TTGGAGTGTTCAGAGGAACTTGGTGACCTGGTGAAGGCAGTGGATCCCACCTTGGCTCTCAGCGTCTACCTGAGGGCCAACGTCCCCAACAAAGTCATCCAGTGCTTTGCAGAGACTGGTCAGTTCCCCAAGATCGTCCTGTACGCCAAGAAG GTGGGCTACACTCCAGACTGGATCTTTCTGCTCAGGAATGTGATGCGGATCAACCCAGAACAAGGCCTGCAGTTTGCCCAGATGCTGGTCCAGGATGAAGAGCCGctggctgacatcacacag ATTGTTGATGTATTCATGGAGTACAACCTGATCCAGCAGTGCACCTCATTCCTCCTGGACGCTCTGAAGAACAACAGACCCTCAGAAGGACCACTGCAGACTCGCCTGCTGGAGATGAACCTCATGCACGCTCCACAG GTTGCTGATGCTATCCTGGGCAACCAAATGTTTACCAACTACGATCGTGCCCACATAGCCCAGCTGTGCGAGAAGGCTGGACTCCTGCAAAGGGCGCTGGAGCACTACACCGACCTGTATGACATCAAGCGCGCTGTGGTGCACACGCACCTGCTCAACCCAGAG TGGCTGGTGAACTTCTTTGGCGCGCTGTCGGTGGAGGACTCCCTGGAGTGCCTCAGGGCCATGCTGTCGGCCAACATCCGCCAGAACCTGCAGATCTGTGTGCAGGTGGCTTCCAAGTACCATGAACAGCTCACCACACAGTCTCTCACTGAGCTTTTTGAGTCCTTCAAGAGCTTTGAAG gtctgTTCTACTTCCTGGGCTCTATTGTGAACTTCAGTCAGGACCCCGAAGTTCACTTTAAATACATTCAGGCGGCCTGCAAGACGGGTCAGATCAAAGAAGTGGAGAGGATCTGTCGAGAGAGCAACTGCTACGACCCAGAGCGTGTCAAGAACTTCCTCAAG GAAGCCAAACTCACCGACCAGCTACCACTCATCATCGTCTGCGACCGCTTTGACTTTGTCCACGACCTCGTCCTCTACCTGTACCGCAACAACCTGCAGAAGTACATTGAGATCTATGTTCAGAAG GTGAATCCTAGCCGTCTGCCTGTTGTGGTTGGTGGTCTCCTAGACGTGGACTGCTCAGAGGATGTCATCAAGAGCCTGATCCTGGTCGTCCGAGGACAGTTCTCAACTGATGAACTGGTCGCTGAGGTGGAAAAGAGAAACAG actgaagctgctgctgccctGGCTGGAGTCTCGTATCCACGAAGGCTGTGAGGAGCCAGCCACCCATAATGCTCTGGCCAAGATCTACAttgacagcaacaacaaccctGAACGATTCCTGAGGGAAAACCCGTACTATGACAGCCGTGTGGTGGGAAAGTACTGCGAGAAGAGAGACCCCCACCTGGCCTGTGTGGCCTACGAGAGAGGACAGTGCGACCAGGAGTTGATCAAT GTCTGCAACGAGAACTCCCTGTTCAAGAGCTTGTCGCGTTACCTGGTCCGCCGCAAAGACCCTGACCTGTGGGCCAGCGTGCTGCTGGAGAGCAACCCCTTCAGACGACCACTCATTGACCAG GTGGTGCAAACAGCTCTGTCAGAAACCCAGGACCCAGAGGAGGTGTCTGTCACAGTCAAGGCCTTCATGACCGCAGACTTGCCTAACGAGCTCATCGAGCTGCTGGAAAAGATTGTGTTGGACAACTCGGTCTTCAGTGAACACAG AAATCTGCAGAACTTGCTGATCCTTACAGCGATCAAAGCTGACCGTACCCGTGTGATGGAGTACATCAGCAGGCTAGACAACTATGACGCTCCCGATATCGCTAACATTGCCATCAGCAACGAGCTCTTCGAGGAGGCTTTTGCCATCTTCAAGAAGTTTGACGTCAACACCTCCGCTGTGCAG GTGCTGATCGAACATATTGGCAACCTGGACCGGGCCTATGAGTTTGCAGAACGCTGCAATGAGCCAGCTGTGTGGAGCCAGCTGGCTAAGGCTCAGCTACAGAAGGACTTGGTCAAAGAGGCCATCGACTCCTACATCAAAGCTGATGATCCCTCTGCATACATGGAAGTGGTACAGGCTGCTGATAAGAGCG GTAACTGGGAGGACTTGGTCAAATTCCTTCAGATGGCTCGTAAGAAGGCCCGTGAGTCCTACGTGGAAACAGAGCTCATCTTTGCCTTGGCCAAAACCAATCGTCTGGCTGAACTGGAAGAGTTCATCAACGGACCCAACAATGCTCACATCCAACAG GTTGGTGACCGCTGCTACGATGAGAAAATGTACGATGCTGCAAAGCTGCTATACAACAACGTCTCCAACTTTGGTCGTCTGGCTTCAACTCTGGTGCACCTCGGGGAGTACCAGGCTGCTGTGGACGGCGCCCGTAAAGCCAACAGCACCCGCACCTGGAAAGAGGTGTGCTTCGCCTGCGTGGATGGAAAGGAGTTCAGGCTTGCCCAGATGTGCGGTCTCCACATCGTGGTGCACGCTGACGAGCTGGAGGAGCTGATCAACTACTACCAA gaCCGCGGTTACTTTGAGGAGCTGATCACCATGCTGGAGGCCGCCCTGGGCCTGGAGCGCGCTCACATGGGGATGTTCACGGAGCTGGCCATCCTTTACTCAAAGTTCAAGCCCCAGAAGATGAGGGAGCATCTGGAGCTCTTCTGGTCCAGAGTTAACATCCCGAAGGTCCTGAGAGCAGCTGAGCAGGCTCACCTGTGGGCCGAGCTGGTCTTCCTGTATGACAAGTACGAGGAGTTCGACAACGCCATCATCACCATGATGAACCACCCGACAGATGCCTGGAAGGAGGGGCAGTTCAAAGACATAATCACCAAG GTGGCCAACGTGGAGCTGTACTACAAAGCCACCCAGTTCTATCTGGAGTTCAAGCCCTTGTTACTGAATGATTTGCTTATAGTGCTTTCCCCCAGACTGGACCATTCCCGTGCTGTCAACTTCTTCACAAAG GTGAAACAGCTTCCTCTGATCAAACCCTACCTGCGGTCAGTACAGaaccacaacaacaaatcaGTCAATGAAGCACTTAACAACCTCTTCATCACAGAGGAAGACTATCAG GCACTGAGGACATCAATAGATGCCTACGACAACTTTGACAACATCTCACTGGCCCAGCGCTTGGAGAAGCACGAGCTGATCGAGTTCAGGAGAATCGCTGCTTACCTCTTCAAGGGCAACAACCGCTGGAAACAGAGTGTGGAGCTCTGCAAGAAGGACAAGCTCTATAAG GATGCCATGCAGTATGCGTCCGAGTCCAAGGACATCGAGCTGGCAGAGGAGCTTCTGTCCTGGTTCCTGCAGGAGGACAAGAAGGAGTGTTTCGCCGCCTGCCTGTTCAGCTGCTATGACCTGCTGCGGCCTGACGTGGTGCTGGAGACCGCCTGGAGGCACAACATCATGGACTTTTCTATGCCATATTTCATTCAGGTCATGAGGGAGTACCTCAGCAAG GTAGATAAACTAGAAACCTCCGAGACCGTAAGGAAAGAAGAGGAGCAGGCAACAGAGACGCAACCCATCGTCTATG